The region TCAGCGCGGTTTCAATCCCTTATAGGTAGGCTCAAAACTTTTTCCACAGGGGCATAATCTCCTCAGCATCGAGTAGTTTCAATCCCTTATAGGTAGGCTCAAAACCAACCTCGAATATCCCCTTTTGCAGCTAATTCTTCTGAGATCCCTCCCTTCGCAAAGCGGCTCTCACTCGAAGCCATTATAGAGCAAAGCGCTTTGTAAAGCCAGATCCCCTGTCGTCGAACCCCCGGGGGTGATGCGCTACCGGAGGTCGACGCGCCGTGCGGGAACCGATGCCTCCCCATCCCAGAAGAGGCCGAAAGGAGACGCCGATCGCCGCTACGGCCTCGCAGGCCCCTCGCGTTCCAGAGCATCGAGCACGACGCGGTACGCGTTGGCATCGAAGACGATCCCCAGGTGCCCCGAGGGATCGTAGGGATAGCGGTCCTGCAGTAACACGTTGGTCAGTTGCCGGGGAGGTCCGGAGAGGAAGCCAGACGTGTAGGGGACCACCACGGCGTCGGTGCGGGTAGCGATAACCGTGTAGTCCACCTCTCCCGGGGTCTCGTCTCCCGAGTTGAGCCTCCGGAGAAAAGCCGATCCGATCTGTTGCTGATCGCAGGAGGTGCACAGCCCGAGAAGGCCCGCATCCAGGGCTATGGGCGACCCGTACAGCAGGCGCTCCGGCACCCGCGTGCCGTGGTTGGAGGGGGCAAGCCCGACGAGATCCTCTACCTTCCCCGCCCCGCCGAGGTACTTGATGTAGTAACGGGGCATCATGCCGCCCTGGCTGTGCCCCACGATGGATACCTTGCGCGCCCCGGTGTAGGCGAGAACCCGGTCCACGAACCGGCCAAGCTCCCGCGCTGACTCCTTTATGTCCCCCAGAGCGTAGACCGGCCCCACATGGTCCCCGTAGTCGAGAGCGTAGACGCAGTACCCCCTCCCGGCAAGCCAGGGAGAGAGCCGGAGAAAGTTCGCGCGCATGTTGGCGAAGGTGCCGTGCACGAGCACCACCGGAGGCCGCCCGGCCTCGGGCCGGCACGATGGGTCGTTCGCCCCGGGCGGAGCAGGCCCCTCCTCCAGCAGAAAGTCCCCTCCCCCCTCCTCCGCAGCCCCCGCAGCGCCGGAGAAGGCCAGCGCCCCGCACACCGCCGCAAGCAGCGCCCCAAACGCCAGAACGGCAAAACCGACCCTCAAAACCCCCACCTCCGCACAGCTCCCTCGCCTTACCGATTGTTATCCAATGATAACCGAATAGAAGGGCGAAAGGCAAGGGGTTGCTCCGGTGGGGTTGGGAGGAGAGCGGGCCTGGAAGGATTCGAACCTCCGACACGCGGCCCCGGAAACCGCTGCTCTATCCCCTGAGCTACAGGCCCGCGAAGACTGCCCGCAAAATATACCGCAGGAATCCGGGATCGGCAACGGGTCCGGCGGCGGACCTGGAGGGTTCTGCACCTGCTATACTAGCCCGACCTGCCGATGTACGCGGTCATCTCGGACATCCACGGCAACCTGGAGGCGCTCGAGGCGGTGCTGGCGGACATGCCCGACGGGGTGGAGCTCGTCTACTGCCTGGGGGACGTGGTGGGTTACGGGGCGAGCCCCAACGAGTGCTGCGACCTAGTGCGCGAGAGGGGGATGCCGACCATCTCCGGCAACCACGACCTCGCGGTCACCGACCTCTCCACCGACCTGAACTGGTTCAACCCGGTGGCGGCGGCGGCCGTGCTCTGGACCAGGGAGCAGCTGAGCGAGGAGAACGCGGAGTTCCTGCGCACCCGGCCGCGGACCATCAGCACCGAGGGGGCGATCTTCGTGCACGGCTCCATCCGCGACCCGGACGAGTACATCACGACCTCCTCCGCGGCCGAGGAGAACCTGGCGCTGCTCAAGAGCCGCTACCCCGGCACGCCCGTGTGCTTCTTCGGGCACACCCACGTAAAGGCGGTCGCCCCCCCGCCGGCGGACGGGGCGGTGCTCGGCGAGGGCAGGTTCGACCTCGGGGTGGGCGGGCCGTACCTCGTCAACCCGGGCTCCGTGGGCCAGCCGCGCGACGGCGACCCGTTCGCCTCCTACGTGCTCGTCGAGGAGGGGGGCATCGAGGCAGCGGAGAACGGGCGCCCGGCGGGTCCGGTCGTCACCTACCGTCCCGTGGAGTACGACATAGAGCGGGCGCAGGCCAAGATCCGGGCGGCCGGGCTGCCGGAGATGCTGGCCGAGCGTCTGGCGGTGGGCCGCTAGGGAAGATGAGGGTCGTCCTGCAGCGGGTGAAGAGCGCCTCCGTCACGGTGGAGGGCGAGACCGTCGCCAGCATCGGCGAGGGCCTGCTGCTGCTGGTGGGCGTGGGCCGGGAGGACGGCGAGGCCGAGGCGGGGTGGCTGGCGGAGAAGGTGGCGTCGCTGAGGATCTTCGGCGACGAGCAGGGGAAGATGAACCTGAGCGTCCGGGACGTCGGGGGCGAGGTGCTGGCCGTCTCGCAGTTCACGCTGCTCGCCGACACCCGCAAGGGCAACCGGCCGAGCTTCATCCGGGCCGCCGATCCCGAGAGGGCCGAGCCGCTCTTCGAGTACTTCTGCGAGCGGCTGCGCGAGGCGGGGGTCTCCTCCGTCAAGACGGGCGTCTTCGGGGCGGTGATGGACGTGGCGCTCGTGAACGCCGGCCCGGTGACGATCGTTCTGGAGCGCTAGGGAGCCCGGCCCTCCACGTAGAGGGTGGCGGGGCGGGTGTAGCCCTCGCGGCGGATGCGAGAGCGCAGCCCCTCCCACCGGCGGCGGAAGCGGGCGGCGCTCTGCAGGGGGAGGCGGCGGAGACCGGCCGGCTCCCCGCCGGAGAGGACCAGCCGGTCGAGGTGGCGCAGGGGCTGGGGCGGGAGCAGGCGCCAGCGGACGTCTCCGAGAAGGCGCCGGTGCAGGCGCACCAGGCGCTCCGGCGGACCTATCCCGTAGAGCTCGTCGCCGGAGAGCTCGCGCTCCAGGTCGGCGAGCAGCCGCTCCTCCTCCAGCTGGACCGCAGGGGAGCCGCGGTCCACGAAGTCGTCGGTCGCGACGCGCCCTCCGGGCCGCACCAGGCGAGCGAGGCTCTCGAGCG is a window of Rubrobacter xylanophilus DSM 9941 DNA encoding:
- a CDS encoding lipase family alpha/beta hydrolase; its protein translation is MGVLRVGFAVLAFGALLAAVCGALAFSGAAGAAEEGGGDFLLEEGPAPPGANDPSCRPEAGRPPVVLVHGTFANMRANFLRLSPWLAGRGYCVYALDYGDHVGPVYALGDIKESARELGRFVDRVLAYTGARKVSIVGHSQGGMMPRYYIKYLGGAGKVEDLVGLAPSNHGTRVPERLLYGSPIALDAGLLGLCTSCDQQQIGSAFLRRLNSGDETPGEVDYTVIATRTDAVVVPYTSGFLSGPPRQLTNVLLQDRYPYDPSGHLGIVFDANAYRVVLDALEREGPARP
- a CDS encoding class I SAM-dependent methyltransferase, translated to MTREIIQGGRRAPPLTRRELEDYHEDLISFCDRHLSLLGDLRGADVLYAGGASPLWLEGLAQRVGEGGSVTALELDPGRVEEAGEALRRDGIRGVRLVAGDVREPPLEPGSFDLAYSSGLFHELRGGERGAEAALESLARLVRPGGRVATDDFVDRGSPAVQLEEERLLADLERELSGDELYGIGPPERLVRLHRRLLGDVRWRLLPPQPLRHLDRLVLSGGEPAGLRRLPLQSAARFRRRWEGLRSRIRREGYTRPATLYVEGRAP
- a CDS encoding metallophosphoesterase family protein, which gives rise to MYAVISDIHGNLEALEAVLADMPDGVELVYCLGDVVGYGASPNECCDLVRERGMPTISGNHDLAVTDLSTDLNWFNPVAAAAVLWTREQLSEENAEFLRTRPRTISTEGAIFVHGSIRDPDEYITTSSAAEENLALLKSRYPGTPVCFFGHTHVKAVAPPPADGAVLGEGRFDLGVGGPYLVNPGSVGQPRDGDPFASYVLVEEGGIEAAENGRPAGPVVTYRPVEYDIERAQAKIRAAGLPEMLAERLAVGR
- the dtd gene encoding D-aminoacyl-tRNA deacylase, which codes for MRVVLQRVKSASVTVEGETVASIGEGLLLLVGVGREDGEAEAGWLAEKVASLRIFGDEQGKMNLSVRDVGGEVLAVSQFTLLADTRKGNRPSFIRAADPERAEPLFEYFCERLREAGVSSVKTGVFGAVMDVALVNAGPVTIVLER